In Treponema rectale, a single genomic region encodes these proteins:
- a CDS encoding carbohydrate ABC transporter permease, whose translation MIRYGTFMTLKIRRILCYLVMIFLAVLSLFPFYILIINSTRTHSQIQMGFSFFPGLNFVTNLRNLLADENTPIVQAMFNSVFVSLMSAVLTTYFSSMTAYGIYMYHFKGKNFAFKFILAVMMIPAQVSALGFIKLLENIMMLDSLAALYIPAIASPVVFFYMYQAMQSTLPVSIVEAARVDGCNEFLTFNRIVLPMMKPAIAVQAIFSFVSSWNNYFTPALVIDSDKKKTIPILIAQLRGADYKSFDMGQVYMMICMAIIPLVIIYLILSKSIISGVTVGGVKE comes from the coding sequence ATGATTCGTTACGGTACTTTTATGACTCTTAAAATAAGACGGATACTCTGCTATCTTGTTATGATATTTCTTGCAGTACTTTCACTGTTTCCGTTTTATATTCTTATTATAAATTCAACAAGAACTCATTCTCAGATTCAGATGGGATTTTCGTTCTTTCCTGGATTAAATTTTGTAACAAACCTTCGCAATCTTCTTGCTGATGAAAACACACCTATTGTTCAGGCAATGTTTAACAGTGTTTTTGTTTCTCTGATGTCAGCAGTCCTTACTACGTATTTTTCTTCCATGACTGCATATGGAATATATATGTACCACTTTAAGGGTAAGAACTTTGCGTTTAAGTTTATTCTTGCAGTTATGATGATTCCTGCACAGGTTTCTGCATTAGGTTTTATTAAATTGCTTGAAAACATTATGATGCTTGACAGTCTTGCAGCCCTTTATATTCCTGCAATAGCATCGCCGGTTGTATTCTTTTATATGTATCAGGCAATGCAGTCAACGCTTCCTGTTTCAATAGTAGAAGCAGCCCGTGTAGACGGTTGCAATGAATTTCTGACTTTTAACAGAATTGTACTTCCGATGATGAAGCCGGCAATAGCAGTTCAGGCAATTTTCTCTTTTGTAAGTTCATGGAACAATTACTTTACACCTGCACTTGTAATCGACAGTGATAAAAAGAAGACGATTCCTATTCTTATAGCTCAGTTACGTGGAGCAGACTACAAAAGCTTCGACATGGGCCAGGTTTACATGATGATCTGTATGGCCATAATCCCACTGGTAATCATTTACCTGATACTCTCAAAGAGCATAATCAGCGGAGTAACAGTAGGAGGCGTAAAGGAGTAA
- a CDS encoding carbohydrate ABC transporter permease yields the protein MDGENKMKKKKNITYDRWGYFFIAPFFIVFIIFSLIPLLSTFANSLFENYRIGLEEVGPNFIGLENYKKVFESDILRYTKNTFVMWILGFIPQILFSLVLSVWFTNSELRLRFKQFFKTVIYMPNLIMASAFAMLFFTLFSPEGPVNSILIKFGLITQNIRYFESTNWVHVLVAVMNCLMWYGNTTILLMAGIMGIDESLFEAARIDGASPLQIFFRITLPLLMPIFVYVIITSLIGGIQMFDIPQILTNGEGVPDRTSMTIIMYLNKHLTNKNYGMAGAVSVLTFAITGILSFSVYSITMRQFKNPKGGRK from the coding sequence ATGGATGGCGAAAATAAAATGAAAAAGAAGAAAAACATTACCTATGACAGGTGGGGATATTTTTTTATAGCTCCATTCTTCATTGTGTTCATAATTTTTTCTCTTATACCTTTGCTCTCAACATTTGCAAACAGCTTATTTGAGAATTATAGAATTGGACTTGAAGAAGTTGGACCGAATTTTATCGGGCTTGAAAATTACAAGAAGGTTTTTGAGTCAGATATTCTCCGCTATACAAAAAATACTTTTGTCATGTGGATTCTTGGTTTTATTCCGCAGATTTTATTTTCGCTGGTGCTGTCTGTCTGGTTTACTAATTCAGAGTTAAGGCTCAGGTTCAAGCAGTTTTTTAAAACTGTTATTTATATGCCTAACCTTATCATGGCCAGTGCATTTGCAATGCTGTTCTTTACATTGTTTTCACCGGAGGGACCGGTAAACAGCATCCTTATAAAATTCGGACTTATCACGCAGAATATCCGCTATTTTGAATCTACAAACTGGGTTCATGTGCTTGTTGCCGTGATGAACTGTCTTATGTGGTACGGAAATACGACAATTCTGCTTATGGCCGGTATTATGGGTATTGATGAAAGTCTGTTTGAGGCAGCCCGCATTGACGGTGCTTCACCTCTGCAGATTTTCTTCAGAATCACTCTTCCTCTGCTCATGCCGATTTTTGTTTATGTAATCATTACAAGTTTAATCGGTGGTATTCAGATGTTTGATATTCCTCAGATCCTTACAAATGGAGAAGGGGTTCCTGACAGAACAAGCATGACTATCATCATGTATTTGAATAAGCATCTTACAAATAAGAATTACGGTATGGCCGGTGCAGTTTCTGTTCTTACTTTTGCAATTACCGGTATACTCAGCTTCTCTGTTTATTCGATTACGATGAGACAGTTTAAGAATCCTAAGGGAGGAAGAAAATGA
- a CDS encoding carbohydrate ABC transporter substrate-binding protein → MKKIIFSCVAAATALTAMLGIASCSKQKRGPIGVSKGGKVLNIYVWNNEFKERFNSYVAEKLPADVKVNWVVNASTDNVYQKKLDDALLRQAKTEKDKRVDIFLVEADYALKYVNQTATVDVKKEIGLTDEQLAHQYKYTQDVMTDSNGVLKGVSWQATPAGLIYRRSIAKAVLGTDDPEKVGPMLDTWEKFDSVAEKAHNQGYFMLSGYDDDFRAFSDNMKTAWVTKDRKINIDPQITKWIEQTKKYTDLGYNNRAKLWSPESNKGMTKDGRVFCYFGPAWFIDFTMAGNSLEDKDGPKVKGNGSYGDWAFCKGPQSFSWGGTWICAADGTDNIDEIKTVMEVLCCDDETMTDLAKSYGDFTNNVPAMEAVANSNYKNEFLGGQNHIKFFVEAAKAIDRSNISMYDQTMSEKIQTSMADYYNGNVTLEKAWENFYTAVTEVHSELSK, encoded by the coding sequence ATGAAAAAAATTATTTTTTCTTGCGTCGCTGCAGCTACTGCACTGACTGCAATGCTGGGAATTGCTTCATGCAGCAAACAGAAAAGGGGTCCTATCGGAGTTTCAAAAGGCGGAAAGGTTCTTAACATTTACGTATGGAACAACGAATTTAAGGAAAGGTTTAATTCTTATGTTGCAGAGAAACTTCCTGCTGATGTAAAGGTTAACTGGGTTGTAAATGCCAGCACGGACAATGTTTATCAGAAAAAGCTTGATGATGCCCTTCTTCGTCAGGCAAAGACAGAAAAGGACAAGAGAGTTGATATTTTCCTTGTAGAAGCTGATTATGCTCTTAAATATGTAAATCAGACAGCTACTGTTGATGTAAAGAAAGAAATCGGTCTTACTGATGAACAGCTTGCTCATCAGTATAAATATACACAGGACGTAATGACTGATTCAAATGGTGTTCTTAAAGGTGTTTCATGGCAGGCAACACCAGCCGGCTTGATTTACAGACGTTCAATTGCAAAGGCTGTTCTTGGTACGGATGATCCTGAAAAAGTAGGTCCTATGCTTGATACCTGGGAAAAGTTTGATTCTGTTGCAGAAAAAGCACACAACCAGGGATACTTCATGCTTTCAGGTTATGATGATGATTTCCGTGCATTTTCTGACAACATGAAGACTGCCTGGGTAACAAAGGATAGAAAGATTAACATTGATCCTCAGATTACGAAGTGGATTGAGCAGACAAAGAAATATACAGATCTTGGATATAACAACCGTGCTAAATTGTGGTCTCCGGAAAGCAACAAGGGTATGACAAAAGACGGTAGAGTATTCTGCTACTTTGGTCCTGCATGGTTCATTGACTTTACAATGGCAGGAAACTCTCTTGAAGACAAGGATGGACCGAAAGTAAAAGGAAATGGTTCATACGGAGACTGGGCATTCTGTAAGGGTCCACAGTCTTTCTCCTGGGGCGGAACATGGATTTGTGCAGCTGACGGAACAGACAATATTGATGAAATTAAAACTGTAATGGAAGTTCTTTGCTGTGATGATGAAACAATGACCGATCTTGCAAAGTCTTATGGTGACTTTACAAATAATGTTCCTGCTATGGAAGCAGTTGCAAATAGCAATTACAAGAATGAATTCCTTGGCGGACAGAATCATATCAAATTCTTTGTTGAAGCTGCAAAAGCAATTGATAGAAGCAATATCTCCATGTACGACCAGACTATGTCAGAAAAAATCCAGACAAGTATGGCTGACTACTACAATGGAAATGTAACTCTTGAAAAAGCATGGGAGAATTTCTACACAGCAGTAACAGAAGTTCATTCAGAATTGAGTAAATAA
- a CDS encoding glycoside hydrolase family 5 protein has translation MKKKTALIKTLLTVSSAIVLSACLGNAEPQQESSKLPEDTPVSSSTTSIQFAKKMQAGWNLGNTFDAQSEGSKENKGVSTETSWGMPYTTQSMIKAVAAKGFKTIRIPVSWHNHITDSNLTIDPQWLSRIKTVTDYAINEGMYVIINIHHDNLTSAKLSTTYGYTVNTNTAEQETSRKYITAVWKQVAEYFKEYNQNLIFELLNEPRNRDSANDGFTAPENISDLNKVISSYNQAALNAIRASGSKNTDRFIMVPYYAASPYDSVNWTVPNDSAADKLLIAVHAYCPYDFCMNTTADSTFEDDDEGNDISYLFSLLKSQWVSKGYGVVMGEASASDKNNTAERLKWVKYYYKKAKQSSVPVILWDNMNISTASGGYGDINSGECHGYFNRKNCSWWFEPLIDEMISISK, from the coding sequence ATGAAAAAGAAAACCGCACTTATTAAAACACTGCTGACTGTATCTTCTGCAATTGTTTTATCAGCCTGTCTCGGAAACGCAGAACCTCAGCAGGAGTCTTCTAAACTTCCGGAAGACACGCCTGTTTCTTCTTCAACTACAAGCATTCAGTTTGCTAAAAAAATGCAGGCTGGCTGGAACTTGGGAAATACTTTTGATGCTCAGTCAGAAGGCAGCAAAGAAAATAAAGGAGTATCCACAGAAACAAGCTGGGGTATGCCGTATACAACACAGTCCATGATAAAGGCAGTAGCAGCAAAAGGTTTTAAGACAATAAGGATTCCTGTATCCTGGCACAACCATATTACAGACTCAAACCTTACAATAGATCCTCAGTGGCTTAGCAGGATAAAAACAGTCACAGACTACGCCATAAACGAAGGAATGTATGTAATTATAAACATTCACCATGACAATCTCACATCAGCAAAACTATCAACAACCTACGGCTATACAGTAAACACAAATACCGCAGAACAGGAAACTTCAAGAAAATATATTACCGCAGTCTGGAAACAGGTTGCCGAATACTTTAAGGAGTACAACCAGAACCTTATATTTGAACTGCTGAATGAACCCCGGAACAGAGATTCTGCAAACGACGGATTTACAGCACCAGAAAATATTTCTGACCTGAATAAAGTTATCTCTTCTTACAATCAGGCTGCCTTAAATGCAATCAGGGCTTCCGGTTCAAAAAACACAGACAGGTTCATAATGGTTCCTTACTATGCTGCTTCTCCCTACGATTCTGTAAACTGGACTGTTCCCAATGACAGTGCGGCTGATAAATTATTAATCGCCGTCCACGCTTACTGTCCTTATGATTTCTGCATGAATACAACGGCAGACTCCACTTTTGAAGATGACGATGAAGGAAATGACATTTCTTATTTATTCAGTTTATTAAAAAGTCAGTGGGTTTCAAAAGGTTACGGTGTCGTTATGGGTGAAGCAAGTGCTTCTGATAAAAACAATACGGCAGAGCGTCTTAAGTGGGTCAAATACTATTATAAAAAAGCAAAGCAGTCATCCGTTCCTGTAATTCTCTGGGATAATATGAATATCTCAACTGCAAGCGGCGGGTACGGAGATATTAACAGCGGTGAGTGTCACGGTTACTTCAACAGAAAAAACTGCAGCTGGTGGTTTGAACCGCTTATTGATGAAATGATTTCTATTAGTAAGTAA